A window from Streptomyces sp. SAI-127 encodes these proteins:
- a CDS encoding alpha/beta hydrolase, with the protein METHTLETAGADLVYDVRGPLPTADGRPPLFMIGQPMDATGFAALAARFPERTVATYDPRGLGRSTRKDGRVDHTPQTQADDVHAVIEALGAGPVEMFGSSGGAVTALAVVAKYPADVTTLVAHEPPLITLTLDGPAAVRARAGVREAYEKRGWGAGMAAFVAMTSWKGEFTDAYFAQPEADPAAFGMPTEDDGSRDDPLLSDRSWAVSSYRPDADAIAAAPTRVVIAVGEESEDVLTGRTSVATAELLGQRVTVFPSHHGGFLDGEFGYAGKPDEFAHRLRQVLDGAS; encoded by the coding sequence ATGGAGACTCACACACTCGAGACAGCCGGCGCGGACCTCGTCTATGACGTTCGCGGGCCGCTGCCGACCGCAGATGGACGCCCGCCGTTGTTCATGATCGGGCAGCCCATGGACGCTACTGGCTTCGCCGCGCTCGCCGCGCGCTTCCCCGAGCGGACCGTGGCCACCTATGACCCGCGCGGCCTCGGTCGCAGCACCCGTAAGGATGGACGGGTCGACCACACGCCGCAGACCCAGGCCGACGACGTGCACGCCGTCATCGAGGCGCTCGGGGCGGGGCCGGTTGAGATGTTCGGCAGCAGTGGGGGAGCAGTCACCGCGCTCGCGGTCGTGGCGAAGTATCCCGCAGACGTGACCACCCTGGTCGCGCACGAGCCGCCGCTCATCACCCTCACGCTGGACGGCCCGGCGGCCGTGCGGGCGCGGGCCGGAGTCCGGGAGGCCTACGAGAAGCGGGGATGGGGGGCCGGAATGGCTGCGTTCGTGGCGATGACCTCGTGGAAGGGAGAGTTCACCGACGCGTACTTCGCACAGCCAGAGGCCGATCCCGCCGCGTTCGGGATGCCCACGGAGGATGACGGCTCACGTGACGATCCGCTACTGTCCGACCGGTCATGGGCGGTCAGCAGCTATCGGCCGGATGCCGACGCGATCGCCGCTGCGCCGACCCGCGTCGTGATCGCTGTGGGCGAGGAGTCCGAAGACGTGCTGACCGGACGCACCTCCGTTGCGACGGCTGAACTGCTCGGACAGCGGGTGACCGTGTTCCCGAGCCATCACGGCGGGTTCTTGGACGGAGAGTTCGGATATGCGGGGAAGCCGGACGAGTTCGCGCATCGGCTGCGCCAGGTCCTTGACGGCGCCTCGTAA
- a CDS encoding type III polyketide synthase codes for MAAYLCPPAVIHGKHAVRTSQIVDEVRGQHPNAAWAPRIDGIAASTGIETRGWMLPLEAAVAPGSGSGLPAAGIGPAREALAGDGFTEQDVDRVIAALEAIPAPQTVQERTAPAWSAVQSYGERAARGALQIAGLDAADVDCLITSHSTTPALPGLDVSLANRLPLRRDVLLLPATQWACIAGTRSLALAADLVAADPDRVVLVVIAEALSTTYQPADDTLESLIVRLLFADTAVATVVTGRPRPESTLRLDTAWHHTLPGTQDLHRLETREDGTHFVMDRRGPRAVQETVTAMWEWLRLRYQDDPGSWHPDVLLAHPGGTRVLEYMEETMPDGWPSGLLRYSRDSYTSGNRGGAAVFDIMRRAYDAGQKAGSRAVLYAAAPGLTATALEGEWL; via the coding sequence ATGGCCGCTTACCTGTGCCCGCCTGCCGTGATACACGGCAAGCACGCCGTGCGGACCAGTCAGATTGTGGACGAAGTGCGCGGTCAGCACCCGAACGCGGCGTGGGCGCCGCGGATCGACGGCATCGCGGCCAGTACGGGCATCGAAACCCGTGGCTGGATGCTGCCGTTGGAGGCCGCCGTCGCGCCCGGCAGCGGAAGCGGCCTGCCGGCCGCCGGCATCGGGCCGGCCCGAGAGGCGCTGGCCGGTGACGGGTTCACCGAACAGGACGTGGATCGCGTGATCGCTGCCCTTGAGGCGATACCCGCGCCGCAGACCGTCCAGGAACGCACTGCGCCGGCCTGGTCGGCAGTGCAGTCCTACGGTGAGCGTGCGGCGCGCGGGGCCCTGCAGATCGCCGGGCTGGACGCCGCGGACGTCGACTGTCTGATCACCAGTCACTCCACCACCCCGGCGCTGCCGGGGCTGGACGTCTCCCTCGCCAACAGACTCCCGCTCCGGCGCGACGTGCTGCTGCTGCCGGCCACGCAGTGGGCGTGCATAGCCGGGACCCGCTCCCTGGCGCTGGCGGCGGATCTCGTGGCCGCGGACCCCGACCGGGTGGTCCTGGTCGTGATCGCGGAGGCACTGAGCACGACCTACCAGCCCGCGGACGACACTCTGGAATCCCTGATCGTCCGGTTGCTGTTCGCGGACACTGCGGTCGCCACGGTGGTCACGGGCCGCCCGAGGCCCGAGTCGACGCTGCGGCTGGACACCGCCTGGCACCACACTCTGCCCGGCACCCAGGACCTGCACCGCCTGGAGACACGGGAGGACGGCACTCACTTCGTGATGGACCGGCGCGGGCCGCGCGCCGTGCAGGAGACGGTCACCGCGATGTGGGAGTGGTTGCGCCTCCGATACCAGGACGACCCCGGCTCCTGGCACCCCGACGTTCTGCTCGCCCACCCCGGCGGGACGCGTGTGCTGGAGTACATGGAGGAGACGATGCCCGACGGGTGGCCGTCGGGGCTCCTGCGCTACAGCCGGGACAGCTACACCAGCGGCAACCGCGGAGGCGCAGCCGTGTTCGACATCATGCGGAGGGCGTACGACGCCGGGCAGAAGGCGGGCAGCCGTGCCGTCCTGTACGCGGCTGCCCCGGGCCTCACTGCCACCGCCCTGGAAGGGGAGTGGCTGTAG
- a CDS encoding MBL fold metallo-hydrolase gives MEQITLGNVTITRVWEYFGSVEMTPDTFFPESPKEVWNDGASWLTPHFLDSETNIVNSAIQTWLLRSGGKTILVDTGVGNHKDRPYAPVWNRRETGFLANLARAGVAPEDVDIVINTHLHIDHVGWNTYLNGRQWIPTFPNATYLMPKDDFDFWNPENDHKPLLGRGNQNVFEDSVAPVHQAGQTLLWENSHQIDADLRLDAAPGHTPGSSVLTLTSGTDRAVFVGDMLHSPVQILEPDSNSCFCEDPAAARATRRKVLGWAADNNALVIPAHLGGHGAAEVAREGDKFAITGWAPFAPYTEQA, from the coding sequence ATGGAACAGATCACGCTCGGCAACGTCACCATCACACGGGTATGGGAGTACTTCGGTTCCGTCGAAATGACGCCCGACACCTTCTTCCCCGAAAGTCCGAAGGAAGTGTGGAACGACGGCGCATCCTGGCTGACCCCGCATTTCCTCGATTCCGAGACCAATATCGTCAATTCCGCGATCCAGACCTGGCTGCTGCGCAGCGGAGGCAAGACCATCCTCGTCGACACCGGCGTGGGCAACCACAAGGACCGCCCGTACGCGCCGGTCTGGAACCGCCGCGAAACAGGCTTCCTGGCCAATCTCGCGCGCGCCGGCGTCGCGCCCGAGGACGTGGACATCGTGATCAACACACATCTCCACATCGATCACGTCGGCTGGAACACGTACCTGAACGGCCGACAGTGGATACCCACTTTTCCCAACGCCACCTATCTGATGCCGAAGGACGACTTCGACTTCTGGAATCCCGAGAACGACCACAAGCCACTGCTCGGCCGCGGCAACCAGAACGTCTTCGAGGACAGCGTGGCCCCGGTGCACCAGGCCGGCCAGACGCTGCTGTGGGAAAACAGCCACCAGATCGACGCCGACCTCCGCCTCGACGCGGCTCCCGGACACACCCCCGGCTCCTCCGTACTGACCCTCACCTCCGGGACGGACCGCGCGGTGTTCGTCGGCGACATGCTGCACAGCCCCGTGCAGATCCTCGAGCCCGACTCCAACAGCTGCTTCTGCGAGGACCCCGCGGCCGCCCGCGCCACCCGCCGCAAGGTGCTGGGCTGGGCGGCCGACAACAACGCACTCGTGATCCCCGCGCACCTGGGCGGCCACGGTGCCGCCGAAGTGGCACGCGAGGGAGACAAGTTCGCCATCACGGGCTGGGCCCCCTTCGCCCCGTACACCGAGCAGGCCTGA
- a CDS encoding Rid family detoxifying hydrolase — protein MTRTVITTENAPALAAPLSQGIRKGPVLQVSGQLPLDPDTGEVVGSTVAEQTEQTLRNVTAVLKAGGAGLEDVVMLRVYLTDPAHLAEMNRAYAAAVGEPFPARTTVYMQLPPGLLVEVDALAVLDD, from the coding sequence ATGACCAGAACCGTCATCACCACCGAGAACGCACCCGCCCTCGCAGCCCCGCTGTCCCAAGGCATCCGCAAGGGCCCCGTCCTGCAGGTCTCCGGGCAGCTCCCGCTCGATCCGGACACGGGCGAGGTCGTCGGGTCCACGGTCGCCGAGCAGACCGAGCAGACCCTGCGCAATGTCACCGCCGTACTCAAGGCGGGCGGTGCGGGCCTGGAGGACGTCGTGATGCTCCGCGTGTACCTCACCGATCCCGCCCACCTGGCCGAGATGAACAGGGCGTACGCGGCAGCCGTCGGCGAGCCCTTCCCCGCCCGCACCACCGTCTACATGCAGCTTCCGCCGGGACTGCTCGTGGAGGTCGATGCCCTGGCAGTGCTGGACGACTGA
- a CDS encoding helix-turn-helix transcriptional regulator → MDEHTGDRGAVMGPEPDPGELIVGRDAELARLFRAVDSVSADPVLMLVGDMGTGKSALLEHAVHRAEAGGARVLRAEGSESESSLAFSALHQLLRPVPAEVDALPGRQRAALQDAFGEGSATAGRDLMLVGVAVLSLLSGLGDHHPVLVVLDDAQWFDRASLDALSFVARRLEGEPVTMLIGARGGDHLPGFDRHVPMLTLGPLDNAAANQLLDLQPKSPTGHTRSRILDQAGGNPLALVELTRTASAQDTAAGLPSAGPLPLTDHLERIFAARLNSLPASTMRALLLLAAMDSADSAIAVSAGLPRAEDAAWLPAGQAGLVRRTGRDVRFRHPLARSAVYHAASLGAQREAHVALAEMLRDEPDRRAWHLAAACPHPDAAASAELERTAGRARRRGGHAAAAQALQRAAELAPQREDSARLLVEAAAAAVFTGDMAWVEELVAAARARTDDATLLASAAVQAGRLAVLTVRHTVVFSRLADAAEQLAASQPAAGLDLVAGAAVVRFYSGEDTQRHRIQDVLRRLPENASHAGLRTWVRAVSDPFDDRSQLVRLLPQLAVEADARPERLTAVGIMAWLLDETPQAVRAFDEAFDRWELQGALPEGLGGAVAWAYLERGRWEQAREACARTTAVGRAAGLDHAVACAATVDATLLAFQGDASSARTRAEDALTLIDPLESRSVYVYARRALGAAAAAEGAYETAYGQLRMVFTADGAPVHYHASYPALADLAAAAVRCGRHEEAALIVERSASALADNASPRLRALISRARGLLADPDDAEPHFRAALADPALEYWPFERAQTLLDLAEWLRRRRRIAKARGPLTEALETFRRLGARPWIERARAESRAAGLDVTDAAPDALAELSPQQQQIIRLAARGLTNREIGEKLFLSPRTVSSHLYRSFPKLGITARSQLRDLIEGTLATAGHQE, encoded by the coding sequence GTGGACGAGCACACAGGCGACCGCGGTGCGGTCATGGGACCGGAGCCGGATCCGGGAGAGCTGATCGTCGGCCGGGACGCGGAATTGGCACGTCTCTTTCGTGCGGTGGACTCGGTGTCGGCCGACCCGGTGCTGATGCTGGTCGGTGACATGGGCACGGGGAAGAGCGCGCTGCTGGAGCACGCGGTGCACCGAGCTGAAGCCGGCGGCGCTCGCGTACTGCGGGCCGAGGGGAGCGAGTCGGAGTCGAGCCTGGCGTTCTCCGCACTGCATCAGTTGCTGCGTCCGGTGCCGGCCGAGGTGGACGCACTGCCAGGGAGGCAGCGCGCGGCGCTGCAGGACGCCTTCGGCGAGGGGTCGGCCACGGCGGGACGCGATCTCATGCTGGTCGGGGTCGCCGTCCTGAGCCTGTTGTCAGGCCTGGGCGACCACCATCCCGTGCTCGTGGTGCTGGACGATGCGCAGTGGTTCGATCGTGCTTCTCTGGATGCGCTGTCCTTCGTTGCCAGACGGTTGGAAGGTGAACCGGTCACCATGCTGATCGGTGCCCGTGGCGGCGATCACCTTCCGGGATTCGACCGTCATGTGCCGATGCTCACCCTGGGACCGCTCGACAACGCTGCGGCCAATCAGCTGCTGGACCTGCAGCCGAAGAGTCCCACCGGGCACACCAGGTCGCGGATCCTCGACCAGGCAGGCGGCAACCCGCTGGCGCTGGTGGAACTGACGAGGACAGCCTCAGCACAGGACACGGCTGCGGGGCTGCCGTCTGCGGGTCCGCTTCCGCTCACCGATCACCTGGAGCGGATCTTCGCCGCTCGCCTGAACAGTCTCCCCGCCTCCACCATGCGGGCTCTGCTGCTCCTGGCCGCCATGGACAGCGCCGACTCCGCGATCGCCGTCTCGGCGGGGCTGCCGCGCGCCGAGGACGCGGCCTGGCTGCCGGCCGGGCAGGCCGGGCTGGTCCGGCGGACCGGCCGGGACGTCCGGTTCCGCCACCCACTGGCCCGGTCCGCCGTGTATCACGCCGCGTCCTTGGGCGCCCAGCGCGAGGCTCACGTCGCGCTCGCCGAGATGCTGCGGGACGAACCGGACCGGCGTGCCTGGCATCTTGCCGCCGCCTGCCCGCACCCGGACGCGGCCGCGTCGGCGGAGCTGGAGCGGACCGCCGGCCGGGCCCGCCGCCGCGGTGGCCATGCGGCGGCGGCCCAGGCCCTGCAGCGCGCCGCGGAACTCGCCCCGCAGCGCGAGGACAGTGCCCGGCTGCTGGTCGAAGCCGCCGCGGCGGCCGTGTTCACCGGAGACATGGCCTGGGTCGAGGAACTGGTCGCCGCGGCACGCGCGCGCACGGATGACGCAACCCTGCTGGCCTCCGCCGCCGTGCAGGCCGGACGGCTGGCGGTCCTGACCGTGCGCCACACCGTGGTCTTCTCCCGACTGGCCGACGCGGCCGAGCAGTTGGCGGCCTCCCAGCCCGCCGCCGGGCTGGACCTCGTGGCCGGCGCCGCCGTGGTCCGCTTCTACTCCGGAGAGGACACCCAGCGCCACCGCATCCAGGACGTCCTGCGCCGCCTTCCCGAGAACGCCTCACACGCAGGTTTGCGCACCTGGGTGAGGGCCGTGTCGGACCCCTTCGACGACCGGTCCCAACTCGTCCGCCTGCTCCCCCAGTTGGCCGTCGAGGCGGACGCCCGGCCGGAGCGGCTCACCGCCGTCGGGATCATGGCGTGGCTCCTGGACGAGACCCCACAGGCCGTCCGCGCCTTCGACGAGGCCTTCGACCGCTGGGAGCTGCAGGGAGCGCTGCCCGAGGGTCTGGGCGGCGCGGTCGCCTGGGCCTACCTGGAGCGAGGACGGTGGGAACAGGCCCGTGAGGCCTGCGCCCGCACCACCGCAGTCGGCCGGGCGGCCGGCCTCGACCACGCCGTGGCCTGTGCGGCCACCGTGGACGCCACCCTGTTGGCCTTCCAGGGCGATGCGTCCTCGGCCCGAACCCGGGCCGAGGACGCGCTCACTCTGATCGATCCGCTGGAAAGCCGCTCGGTCTACGTTTATGCCCGTCGTGCGCTCGGTGCCGCGGCAGCCGCAGAAGGCGCCTACGAGACCGCGTACGGCCAACTCCGCATGGTCTTCACGGCAGACGGCGCGCCCGTGCACTACCACGCCTCCTACCCGGCCCTCGCGGATCTGGCCGCCGCCGCTGTGCGCTGCGGCCGCCATGAGGAGGCTGCCCTGATCGTCGAGCGCTCGGCATCTGCGCTGGCGGACAACGCTTCACCTCGTCTGCGTGCGCTGATCAGCCGAGCCCGTGGCCTGCTGGCGGACCCCGACGACGCCGAACCGCACTTCCGGGCGGCTCTGGCGGATCCGGCACTGGAGTACTGGCCCTTCGAACGCGCACAGACCCTGCTCGACCTCGCAGAGTGGCTGCGGCGCCGTCGGCGCATCGCAAAGGCGCGTGGGCCGCTCACCGAGGCCCTGGAGACCTTCCGGCGCCTGGGCGCACGCCCGTGGATCGAGCGCGCCCGGGCTGAATCGCGCGCCGCCGGCCTCGACGTCACAGATGCGGCCCCCGACGCGCTCGCCGAACTCTCCCCTCAACAACAGCAGATCATCCGGCTCGCCGCCCGCGGGCTGACCAACCGAGAGATCGGCGAAAAGCTCTTCCTCTCCCCGCGCACGGTCAGCTCGCACCTCTACCGCAGCTTCCCCAAGCTGGGCATCACCGCCCGATCCCAGCTGCGCGACCTCATCGAGGGCACCCTCGCGACGGCCGGCCACCAGGAATAA
- a CDS encoding class I SAM-dependent methyltransferase has translation MTGYDVLAEVYEWLISDAKLPPAEFAASFDDVLNLLPSNAHVLDCSCGTGQLAVGLAGRGMQVVATDASEAMVRRTAELSEDFGASVRAVRANWEELPDHFQDNTFDMVFCVGNSLHHAAGATGRGAALESMSRLLRPGGRLVLTSRTWELVRARGSRLEISDRLVRRNGRDAVVVYRWEIAPHWEEEHHIEIAIAQVDETGLVLVRSELLSCWPYRYEELEVELHRVGLQTELSTFDLEAENYMVVASKV, from the coding sequence GTGACAGGCTATGACGTGCTTGCCGAGGTGTACGAATGGCTCATCTCGGATGCAAAGTTGCCTCCAGCCGAGTTCGCTGCGTCGTTCGACGACGTCCTCAATCTCCTGCCGTCGAACGCTCACGTCCTCGACTGTTCGTGCGGAACCGGACAGTTGGCGGTTGGCCTCGCCGGTCGTGGCATGCAGGTTGTCGCAACTGACGCCAGCGAGGCGATGGTTCGTCGGACTGCAGAGTTGTCTGAGGATTTCGGGGCATCCGTCCGGGCCGTACGGGCGAACTGGGAAGAGTTGCCCGACCATTTCCAGGACAACACGTTCGACATGGTGTTCTGCGTTGGCAACTCGCTTCACCATGCCGCGGGCGCGACAGGCAGGGGTGCTGCTCTGGAGTCGATGTCACGGCTTCTGCGCCCCGGCGGGCGCTTGGTACTCACATCCCGCACTTGGGAACTCGTGAGGGCCAGAGGTTCCCGGCTGGAGATCAGTGACCGACTCGTCCGCCGGAACGGTCGCGATGCCGTCGTGGTCTACCGCTGGGAGATTGCGCCGCATTGGGAGGAGGAGCACCACATCGAGATTGCGATCGCGCAAGTTGATGAGACCGGGTTGGTTCTTGTCCGCTCGGAACTGCTGTCCTGCTGGCCCTACCGGTACGAGGAACTCGAAGTCGAGCTGCACCGGGTCGGACTCCAAACGGAACTGAGTACGTTCGATCTTGAGGCCGAGAACTACATGGTGGTCGCGAGCAAGGTATGA
- a CDS encoding carboxylesterase family protein, whose amino-acid sequence MSYHTDPIVTTAQGAVRGLRQGDTTAFLNIPYAAPPRGAGRFEPPQPHEPWDGVRDATVPGPNAPQSERKLGSVDMSPYFGTGWSRGEDHLTVNVWTPAASGGDLPVMVFVHGGGFVAGSTRSALYDGSAFARDGVVLVTLNYRLGIAGFLDIPGAPANRGLLDVVAALGWVRENIAAFGGDPHNVTLFGQSAGATIVGGVLATPEAAGLFRRAIVQSGSGLGAFTTEQAARVTQAAAEALGIEPTVDAFAEISDDRLVEAASRLAGIDLQTGTHHDPLIGLSPFSLVLDTQPAQSVAAGLGADVDLLIGTNTEEGNLYLVPVDKYATSTAGDVDDAAARAHPKPARLVETYRKARPDASFGELRSAIMGDALFGAGSWALTDAHTAHPESATYAYEFAWRSHALDEELGATHAVELPFVFDLAHLPQLHGPSALLGPDKPPADLAARMHATWVRFARTGNPGWDAYDDERRATMRIDAEWTQVDDPRSQERQAWR is encoded by the coding sequence ATGAGCTACCACACCGACCCCATCGTGACCACGGCGCAAGGAGCCGTCCGCGGCCTGCGCCAGGGTGACACCACCGCTTTCCTCAACATCCCCTACGCCGCCCCGCCCCGCGGTGCCGGCCGGTTCGAGCCGCCGCAGCCGCACGAACCGTGGGACGGCGTACGGGACGCCACCGTGCCGGGGCCCAACGCGCCGCAGTCCGAGCGCAAGCTCGGCAGCGTGGACATGTCCCCCTACTTCGGCACCGGTTGGAGCCGCGGCGAGGACCACCTCACCGTCAACGTCTGGACGCCCGCCGCCTCTGGCGGCGACCTGCCCGTCATGGTGTTCGTCCACGGCGGCGGATTCGTCGCCGGATCGACGCGGTCCGCGCTGTACGACGGCTCCGCCTTCGCCCGCGACGGCGTCGTCCTCGTCACCCTCAACTACCGGCTCGGCATCGCCGGGTTCCTCGACATCCCCGGCGCGCCCGCCAACCGCGGCCTGCTCGACGTCGTCGCCGCACTGGGCTGGGTGCGGGAGAACATCGCCGCCTTCGGCGGTGACCCGCACAACGTCACCCTCTTCGGTCAGTCGGCCGGGGCGACCATCGTCGGCGGCGTCCTCGCCACCCCCGAAGCCGCAGGCCTCTTCCGCCGGGCGATCGTCCAAAGCGGCAGCGGCCTGGGGGCGTTCACCACCGAGCAGGCCGCCCGCGTCACTCAGGCGGCGGCCGAGGCCCTGGGCATCGAGCCCACTGTCGACGCCTTCGCGGAGATCTCCGACGACCGCCTGGTCGAGGCCGCCTCCCGGCTCGCGGGCATCGACCTGCAGACCGGGACGCACCACGATCCGCTGATCGGACTCAGCCCCTTCAGCCTGGTCCTCGACACGCAGCCCGCCCAATCCGTCGCCGCCGGCCTCGGCGCGGACGTCGACCTGCTCATCGGGACCAACACCGAGGAGGGAAACCTCTACCTGGTCCCCGTGGACAAGTACGCCACCTCGACCGCCGGGGACGTCGACGACGCGGCGGCGCGCGCGCACCCGAAGCCGGCGCGACTCGTCGAGACGTACCGGAAGGCACGCCCCGATGCGTCCTTCGGCGAGCTGCGCTCCGCCATCATGGGCGACGCACTGTTCGGCGCGGGCAGCTGGGCCCTGACCGACGCACATACCGCCCACCCCGAGTCCGCCACCTACGCCTACGAGTTCGCCTGGCGCTCCCACGCTCTGGACGAAGAGCTCGGCGCCACCCACGCCGTCGAGCTGCCCTTCGTCTTCGATCTCGCGCACCTCCCCCAGTTGCACGGCCCATCCGCCCTGCTCGGCCCCGACAAGCCCCCCGCGGATCTCGCCGCCCGTATGCACGCCACCTGGGTCCGGTTCGCCAGGACCGGCAACCCCGGCTGGGACGCGTACGACGACGAGCGCCGGGCCACGATGCGCATCGACGCCGAGTGGACCCAGGTCGACGACCCCCGCAGCCAGGAACGACAGGCCTGGCGCTGA
- a CDS encoding FUSC family protein: MTAGLRAVLGLTLTLAALTVWDQPSVVLLAGGFTAVVTSLASSDLHPRNQFLTLLAGAPVTLAALTAGGLLAPFPFASHLAFLPLIFTAVYARRFGRRGLDLGIFAFMAYFLSQFARIQPHQLPQLTGALAVAFAAAAVTRFCLVPTTSYGILRRLRAAFNQRLRDAQQATSDLLADGGAGVRRVERRLDRLHTSALLLQQFLYEAPVGLLRDTAAELERTARADATAQRLGVLAIRAAEDSTLSSASTMREAETADLTDRTERDRMALRPGAAQPSGPWRHTTRQAFQVTAAAALAVLGGHLLSPHLWYWAVATAWVVFINAEHTGDVLLQSGRRLTGTVAGVPFGYGLAALADGHTTLALAFLLACIFGMFYTPSGSYWAVTFFITGSLSMVLAVMHTLSPQLLALRVQETVLGAGCGILAAALVVPTTVRTVAEMRLRELLSLLDHLVRCAPQTGVPKPALDARDLDQALEAFRTACRPLVHPLNPRRAERARVRRVLERVEATSFHARSLATETGRARDAAAWPASQHSSTARQNRTNQAILPRSPVLPAHASPDLTADSSHNSCA, encoded by the coding sequence TTGACCGCCGGGCTGCGTGCCGTCCTCGGCCTCACCCTCACCCTGGCCGCGCTGACGGTATGGGATCAGCCCTCGGTCGTACTACTGGCCGGCGGTTTCACGGCGGTGGTCACCTCGTTGGCGAGCAGCGACCTGCACCCCCGCAACCAGTTCCTCACTCTGCTCGCCGGGGCTCCCGTGACCCTGGCCGCCTTGACGGCCGGGGGCCTGCTGGCGCCTTTCCCCTTCGCGTCCCACCTGGCCTTCCTACCGCTGATCTTCACCGCGGTATATGCGCGCCGCTTCGGACGACGGGGCCTGGACCTCGGGATCTTCGCCTTCATGGCCTACTTCCTGTCCCAGTTCGCCCGGATTCAGCCCCACCAACTCCCGCAATTGACTGGGGCGTTGGCCGTCGCCTTCGCGGCAGCCGCAGTCACTCGCTTCTGCCTGGTGCCCACGACGTCCTACGGAATCCTGAGGCGCCTGAGGGCGGCATTCAACCAACGGCTTCGTGATGCACAGCAGGCCACGTCAGATCTACTCGCCGACGGCGGAGCCGGCGTCCGCAGAGTCGAACGACGTCTCGACCGGCTGCACACCTCCGCGCTGCTGCTTCAGCAATTCCTGTACGAGGCTCCCGTCGGGCTGCTCCGCGACACGGCGGCGGAGCTGGAGCGGACGGCACGTGCGGACGCGACCGCACAACGCCTCGGCGTACTCGCGATCCGTGCAGCGGAGGATTCGACCTTGTCCTCCGCCAGCACGATGAGGGAGGCGGAGACGGCGGACTTGACCGACCGGACAGAGCGCGACCGTATGGCGCTGCGTCCAGGGGCAGCCCAGCCTTCAGGCCCGTGGCGGCATACGACGCGGCAGGCGTTCCAGGTGACCGCCGCGGCGGCGCTCGCCGTACTCGGTGGACATCTTCTCTCCCCGCACCTGTGGTACTGGGCCGTGGCCACGGCATGGGTCGTCTTCATCAATGCCGAGCACACCGGGGACGTCCTGCTGCAGAGCGGTCGGCGGCTGACCGGCACCGTCGCCGGGGTGCCGTTCGGATATGGCCTCGCCGCCCTGGCCGACGGGCACACCACTTTGGCCCTGGCCTTTCTCCTCGCCTGCATCTTCGGGATGTTCTACACCCCCTCCGGCAGCTACTGGGCGGTGACCTTCTTCATCACCGGCTCGCTCAGCATGGTCCTCGCAGTCATGCATACGCTCTCCCCGCAGCTGCTCGCGCTTCGCGTCCAGGAGACCGTTCTGGGGGCCGGGTGCGGGATTCTGGCAGCCGCGCTGGTCGTCCCCACGACTGTCCGCACGGTCGCCGAAATGCGTCTGAGGGAGCTACTTTCCCTTCTCGACCACCTCGTGCGCTGCGCGCCGCAGACCGGCGTCCCGAAGCCCGCACTCGATGCACGTGATCTTGATCAAGCGCTGGAGGCCTTCCGCACTGCCTGCCGTCCCCTGGTGCATCCACTCAATCCCCGCCGCGCCGAGCGCGCCCGGGTCCGCCGTGTTCTCGAACGCGTGGAAGCCACCTCCTTCCACGCGCGAAGCCTCGCCACCGAGACCGGACGCGCACGAGACGCAGCAGCGTGGCCCGCGTCTCAGCACTCGTCAACAGCTCGGCAGAACCGAACGAACCAAGCCATCTTGCCCCGCAGCCCTGTACTCCCTGCCCATGCATCGCCCGACCTGACAGCTGATAGCAGCCACAACTCGTGCGCGTAG